From Desmodus rotundus isolate HL8 chromosome 12, HLdesRot8A.1, whole genome shotgun sequence, one genomic window encodes:
- the LOC128779713 gene encoding zinc finger protein 154 yields MKRKRRERSGRCSRREAPRRGSGERGRGPAGSPDAQGSLLEPPLRAHGRMAAAAPGRQAEAEKNEEASVVASEESKTCASEWTRANNWRERSEFLVFCAFPRDRVTLEDVAVYFSRTEWQLLDETQRRLYLDVMLENFALISSLGCCCGAEDVEAPTEQNLSVQASQAKNLKTALSSQKGHPCESCRLVLRDIFLWIDQQGTQESQKLLRCGACRKRFYFRAEHHQEQHTREKASIQGVGRASLAKGCDFNVSQKLFTCGEVGQNVCTSSGHVQQQATYTRDKPKEMGTSEEGLQRSKRHTGKECKKTIGCKRTPDPGQAVKTGRQCSVCHGCEKCSLEISGLHYQKVHTGEKPHECSECGKSLVHSGEKPHRCGECGKCFKQSSNLIIHQRVHTGEKPYECDKCGKSFSQWGSLIQHQRIHTGEKPYQCSECGKHFTRMSGVHRHQRLHTGERPYECSECGKSFKRKWHFLCHQYTHTEERPYECNECGKFFKSKWHVRCHRKLHNGEKPYQCSECGKSFTVNSALLYHQRLHTEDKRYKCNECGKSFIWSSSLLYHQRVHTGERPYKCSECGKSFNRKYPFRCHQRVHNGKRP; encoded by the exons atgaaaaggaaaagacgTGAGCGCAGTGGTCGCTGCAGCAGGCGCGAGGCCCCGCGGCGCGGCTCTGGTGAGCGGGGCCGGGGCCCGGCCGGGAGCCCCGACGCCCAGGGCAGCCTGCTGGAGCCGCCGCTCCGCGCGCACGGTCGGATGGCGGCGGCCGCGCCGGGGCGCCAGGCGGAG GCAGAAAAAAACGAAGAGGCCAGTGTGGTCGCCTCTGAAGAAAGCAAAACGTGTGCCTCCGAGTGGACTCGGGCCAACAACTGGAGAGAGAGGAGCGAGTTCTTGGTATTTTGTGCGTTTCCCAGG GATAGGGTGACCTTGGAGGATGTTGCCGTGTATTTCTCCAGGACAGAATGGCAGCTCCTTGATGAGACTCAGAGACGCCTGTACCtcgatgtgatgctggagaactttgCTCTTATATCTTCCCTGG gTTGCTGCTGTGGAGCAGAGGATGTGGAGGCTCCCACTGAACAGAACCTTTCTGTACAAGCATCACAGGCAAAGAATCTCAAAACAGCTTTGTCTTCCCAGAAGGGTCACCCATGTGAGAGTTGTAGGCTGGTCTTGAGAGACATTTTCCTCTGGATTGACCAACAGGGAACACAAGAGAGCCAGAAACTGTTGAGATGTGGGGCCTGTAGAAAACGATTTTATTTCAGAGCAGAGCATCACCAGGAGCAGCATACGAGAGAGAAGGCTTCCAtacaaggtgtgggcagggcctcGCTTGCGAAGGGCTGCGATTTCAATGTGTCCCAAAAGCTGTTCACTTGTGGGGAGGTTGGGCAGAATGTTTGTACCAGCTCAGGACATGTCCAACAACAAGCTACTTACACCAGAGACAAGCCAAAAGAAATGGGAACATCTGAGGAGGGTTTGCAGAGGAGCAAACGTCACACAGGGAAGGAATGTAAGAAAACCATTGGCTGCAAACGTACACCTGATCCAGGCCAAGCTGTCAAAACTGGAAGACAGTGTTCTGTGTGCCATGGATGTGAAAAATGTTCTCTAGAAATCTCTGGGCTTCATTATCAGAAAGTTCACACAGGGGAAAAGCCacatgagtgcagtgaatgtgggaaaagCTTAGTTCACTCAGGAGAAAAGCCTCATAGGTGTGGTGAGTGTGGGAAATGTTTTAAACAAAGTTCAAACCTCATTATACACCAGAGAgtccacactggagaaaagccttatgagtgtgacaaatgtgggaaatcctttagCCAATGGGGGAGCCTCATTCAACACCAAAggattcacactggagaaaagccataCCAGTGCAGTGAATGCGGGAAACATTTTACCAGAATGTCTGGCGTTCATCGTCATCAGAgacttcacactggagaaaggccttatgaatgcagtgaatgtggaaaatcttttaAGAGGAAATGGCACTTTCTCTGTCATCAATATACTCACACAGAAGAAAGGCCATATGAGTGCAATGAATGTGGAAAGTTTTTTAAGAGTAAATGGCACGTTCGTTGTCATCGGAAACTTCACAATGGGGAGAAGCCTTAtcagtgcagtgaatgtgggaaatctttcacTGTAAATTCTGCACTCCTTTATCATCAGAGACTTCACACTGAAGACAAGCGTTATAAGTGCAATGAATGTGGAAAATCGTTTATCTGGAGCTCTAGCCTTCTTTATCATCAGAgggttcacactggagaaaggccttataagtgcagtgaatgtgggaaatcttttaatAGGAAATACCCATTCCGttgtcatcagagagttcacaatGGAAAAAGGCCTTAG